The Dromaius novaehollandiae isolate bDroNov1 chromosome 5, bDroNov1.hap1, whole genome shotgun sequence genome window below encodes:
- the COCH gene encoding cochlin isoform X2, with amino-acid sequence MLGRWASSFSVTRTENIALEAVGRSISTARPSTGKRPKKPLEKKVGNKDCKADIAFLIDGSYNIGQRRFNLQKNFVGKVAVMLGIGTEGPHVGVVQASEHPKIEFYLKNFTAAKDVLFAIKELGFRGGNSNTGKALKHTAQKFFSLENGARKGIPKIIVVFLDGWPSDDIEEAGIVAREFGVNVFIVSVAKPTTEELGMVQDIAFVDKAVCRNNGFFSYQMPTWFGTTKYVKPLVQKLCSHEQMLCSKTCYNSVNIGFLIDGSSSVGDSNFRLVLEFISNVAKAFEISDIGSKIATVQFTYDQRTEFGFTDYTTKEKVLSAIQNIRYMSGGTATGDAISFTTRNVFGPMKDGPNKNFLVVLTDGQSYDDVRGPAAAAQKAGITIFSVGVAWAPVDDLKDMASEPRESHTFFTREFTGLEQMVPDIIRGICKDFLDSKQ; translated from the exons GTACCGAGAACATAGCACTTGAAGCAGTTGGACGATCAATATCAACAGCACGTCCCTCTACAG GCAAAAGACCCAAGAAGCCCCTTGAGAAAAAGGTTGGAAACAAAG ATTGTAAAGCTGATATTGCATTTCTCATTGATGGAAGCTACAATATCGGTCAGCGTAGATTTAATTTGCAGAAAAACTTTGTTGGAAAAGTAGCTGTGATGTTGGGAATTGGAACGGAAGGGCCTCATGTGGGAGTCGTACAAGCCAG TGAGCATCCAAAAATTGAATTCTATCTGAAAAACTTTACTGCTGCAAAAGATGTTTTGTTTGCCATAAAGGAATTAGGGTTCAGAGGAGGCAATTCTAATACAG GGAAAGCTTTGAAGCACACAGCTCAAAAATTCTTCTCTTTGGAAAATGGAGCACGTAAAGGAATTCCCAAGATCATCGTAGTGTTCTTAGATGGCTGGCCCTCCGATGATATAGAAGAAGCTGGTATAGTGGCCAGAGAATTTGGGGTCAATGTATTCATTGTCTCTGTAGCAAAACCCACAACTGAGGAGCTGGGAATGGTGCAAGACATTGCTTTTGTTGACAAA gctGTCTGTCGAAATAATGGCTTCTTCTCTTACCAAATGCCCACCTGGTTTGGTACTACCAAATACGTAAAACCTCTTGTCCAAAAACTGTGTTCACATGAGCAAATGCTGTGTAGCAAGACATGCTACAACTCCGTCAACATAGGTTTTTTGATAGATGGTTCTAGCAGCGTTGGAGACAGCAACTTCCGCCTCGTGCTTGAATTCATCAGTAATGTTGCAAAAGCTTTTGAGATCTCTGATATTGGTTCCAAGATTGCAACCGTGCAGTTCACATATGATCAACGTACTGAGTTCGGCTTCACCgactacaccacaaaagaaaaggttcTCTCTGCTATCCAAAACATTCGTTACATGAGTGGTGGCACTGCTACCGGTGATGCCATTTCTTTCACAACAAGAAATGTATTTGGGCCAATGAAAGATGGACCCAACAAGAATTTCCTTGTTGTTTTGACTGATGGTCAGTCTTACGATGATGTCagagggcctgctgctgctgcacaaaaAGCAG GAATTACAATCTTCTCTGTTGGTGTTGCCTGGGCACCTGTGGATGATTTGAAAGACATGGCTTCTGAACCAAGAGAATCTCATACTTTCTTCACTAGGGAGTTTACAGGATTGGAGCAGATGGTTCCTGATATTATCAGAGGCATCTGTAAAGATTTTTTGGACTCTAAACAATAA